A single genomic interval of Siphonobacter curvatus harbors:
- a CDS encoding aldo/keto reductase codes for MEYIRLGKSGLVVSRICLGTMTYGTPTERWPWALNEEQSRPFIQKALELGINFFDTADVYSNGKSEEVVGRALKALARREEIVLATKVYNPMGPGHNERGLSRKHIIAAIDASLQRLGTDYVDLYQIHRWDDQTPIEETMEALHDVVKAGKALYIGASSMYAWQFAKAQYTADLHGWTRFVSMQPHYNLVYREEEREMLPFCADQQIGVIPWSPLARGLLSGGRSKERNETERVRTDAFGKSLYTEADFSIADRVTEVAQQRGLPNAQIALAWMLSKPVITAPIVGASKPGHLEDAVAAVSVQLTAEEIQRLEEDYQPHSIKGH; via the coding sequence ATGGAATACATTCGCTTAGGTAAATCGGGTTTGGTGGTTTCCCGGATCTGTTTGGGAACCATGACCTACGGTACGCCCACGGAACGCTGGCCCTGGGCCTTAAACGAAGAGCAAAGTCGCCCTTTTATCCAAAAAGCTCTGGAGCTGGGGATCAACTTTTTTGACACCGCTGATGTCTACTCCAACGGCAAAAGTGAAGAAGTGGTGGGCCGGGCACTGAAAGCATTGGCCCGCCGCGAAGAAATTGTCTTGGCTACCAAAGTATACAACCCCATGGGCCCCGGACACAATGAGCGTGGCCTGTCGCGTAAACACATCATAGCCGCCATTGACGCCAGTTTACAGCGTCTGGGCACGGACTACGTGGATCTGTACCAGATTCATCGTTGGGATGATCAAACCCCTATTGAAGAAACGATGGAAGCCCTGCACGACGTCGTTAAAGCCGGTAAAGCCCTATACATCGGAGCCTCTTCGATGTATGCCTGGCAATTTGCCAAAGCCCAGTATACGGCCGATCTGCACGGCTGGACCCGGTTTGTATCCATGCAGCCGCATTACAACCTGGTGTACCGGGAAGAAGAACGGGAAATGTTACCCTTTTGTGCCGATCAGCAAATCGGCGTAATTCCCTGGTCTCCCCTGGCACGCGGTCTGTTGTCGGGCGGACGCAGCAAGGAGCGTAACGAAACCGAACGAGTCCGTACCGATGCCTTTGGCAAGAGCCTTTACACCGAAGCGGACTTTAGCATTGCTGATCGGGTTACTGAAGTAGCCCAGCAACGGGGCCTGCCCAATGCCCAGATAGCGCTGGCCTGGATGCTTAGCAAACCTGTCATTACCGCTCCGATTGTGGGAGCCAGTAAACCGGGTCATCTGGAAGACGCGGTGGCTGCGGTCTCGGTGCAGTTGACTGCCGAGGAAATTCAGCGGTTGGAAGAAGACTACCAGCCCCATTCCATCAAGGGTCATTAA